A segment of the Neochlamydia sp. S13 genome:
CTCTATTCTTCGAGGATTCTCTGGGTAGATGGCATTTACAAAAATCCTGGGGAAATGATGAAATAGGGGTTTAACCAAGGAGGTGTATATGGGTGCTCATTCTCATACCAATCAGGATAAAGTCAGAATGACTATAGAGTGTACCCCTGAGGAAAGGGTTTACATCAAGATATTAGCCGCTAAGGCTCATTTGAATCTTAGTGAATTAGTGCTTTCTTATCTTAGAAAGGATTTCCCTTGTACCCCCAACAAGGAAACCCTTGCAGCTATGAAAGAACTTGATGAGGGGGGCGGAATGGTTTATAAATCCATGGATGATTTTTGGGAAAATATGGGAGTTAAACCCAGTGCTAGATCTTAAGCCTTATAGTCGATTTAAAAAGACTTATAAAAAATATCAGTATAGGCAAGCAATAATCGACGAGTTGGATAAAATTGTTACTCGACTTTGAGCGGGGAAAAAATTACCTGAAAAATATTGCGATCATGCTCTTTCCGGAGACTATATTCGCTATTGCGAGTGTCATCTTAAACCTGACGTTTTGCTGATTTATAGGACGGATTATAAATGTCTGTATTTGGCTAGGCTAGGCTCTCATCCAGAATTTTTCTGAAAATAATGGCAAGGCTGGTGGCCTTTGTTTTAAATGTGCTGTCTATCCCTTTCATTGTATTTAAAAGTAAAAAGCATAATTTTAGGCTATTCAAAAAATCTCCTCCTTAAAATTAAGCTGTAACTCGATGATGTACTTTTTTCTTGTTGACTATTTTTTAATAAAATAATGTGGTAGCTTATCAACTCATTAAAAATAATTTTTTGTCTATGTTTTCCCAACCGCTTCCCTTTATTAAAGAATATCTAAATCAACTTGAAGTTGCTCTCAAACAAGAAAATTCCCTCAATAGCTTATCCAAAATTCAATGGTGTTGGCTAGCCTTTTGTTTGATGGGAATATTAGTTACTAACTCAATCTGTTGGGCAAAATTTGAAAGGGCTGGGCTTAAAAGTTATAAAAAGATGGCTTTATCGGCCATGTTTAGACGTGCTAAGATTGCTTGGAATAGGCTGCTAATTTGTAGTGTTCGCGCGGTCCTGCATAAACATGGCATCACAGAAGGGGTTCTTGTTATCGATGATAAAGATCACAGTCGATCAAAAAATGCTGAGAAGTTGCATCATTTACATAAAATCCGTGATAAAAAAACTAGTGGTTATTTTTGTGGTCAAAATATAGTATTTCTTCAGCTAGTTACTAAAAAATTTTGCATTCCCTTCTCCTTTGCCTTTTATTCTCCCGATCCCGTACTCACAAGATGGCAACAGGAAGTGAGGAAGCTAAAAAAGTTAGGGGTTTCTAAAAAAGACCGTCCAAAAGAGCCTAAAAGGTCAATAGAATATCCAAAAAAGTATACACTAGCTTTACAATTACTTAAAAATTTTGCTTGTGAATTTCCTGCTTTTAAGGTCACTTGTGTACTGGCTGATGCTCTTTACGGCAACAGCTTGTTTGTAGATGGAGTAGAAGGTATTTGGCCTGGAGTGCAAATCATTACTCAGCTCAGAAAGAATCAAAAAGTCATGTGAGGTAAAAAGTCTCTCTCGTGCCAAGAATTCTTTGAAGCCTACAAAGGCTGGAATCAGGAAATTTTCATTCGCGGTGATAAAAAAAATGTGGTGCAAGCCGGGGGAGCAAGGTTATATGTTCCTTCTCATCATAAAAAACGATTGGTAATAGCCCTTAAATATGAGGGCGAAAATGAGTATCGCTATCTTATGGCTGCAAATCTTTCCTGGAATATGAAAGATGTGATGCAAGGATATACTGTGAGATGGTTAGTAGAGGTTTTTATTGAAGATTGGAGTAGTCATTGTGGGTTTTGCAGTTTGGCCAAACAGTGCGGCGTTGAGGGATCAGAGCGACCTTTGATTCTAAGCCTGCTGTTTGACCACTGCTTTCTTTTTCATTTGTCTCAAACAAATTTCATTAAGAACAAACTCCCTTTAGCAACCTTGGGGAGCCTAGTAGAAAAGTCTAGAGTGGATGCTTTGTGTCAAGTTGTAAGAGAAATTGTTGAGCATGAAAATTCAAAAGAACTCTTCCGTGATTTCGAAAAGACGCTAGATGAAATCTTTGTTTTAAGGCCTTCTCGTAAACATTTAAATGCAGTACAAGAAAATGTAACCTTTGAGTCATCAAGAAAAGTTGCCTAACTGTCAAGAATAAAAAAGTATATCATCGAGTGTAAGCAAAAGTGCTAACAGATCTTAAAGGCTATCAAGGATTAAAAAAGCTACGTATCCAAGCACAAAGGCTTAAGAAAAAGATTAAGAAAACCCTCTAGCGATAGAGAGGAAAAAGTAAATCCCATTCCCACAAGAAAAAGGTTTAGCAATGAAA
Coding sequences within it:
- a CDS encoding transposase, producing the protein MFSQPLPFIKEYLNQLEVALKQENSLNSLSKIQWCWLAFCLMGILVTNSICWAKFERAGLKSYKKMALSAMFRRAKIAWNRLLICSVRAVLHKHGITEGVLVIDDKDHSRSKNAEKLHHLHKIRDKKTSGYFCGQNIVFLQLVTKKFCIPFSFAFYSPDPVLTRWQQEVRKLKKLGVSKKDRPKEPKRSIEYPKKYTLALQLLKNFACEFPAFKVTCVLADALYGNSLFVDGVEGIWPGVQIITQLRKNQKVM